A stretch of Candidatus Bipolaricaulota bacterium DNA encodes these proteins:
- a CDS encoding sugar phosphate nucleotidyltransferase: MKGVILAGGTGSRLYPCTRVTNKHLLPIYDRPMIYYPIQTLVDANITDIMIVSGKGHAGQFLELLGNGSEFGAQFSYAVQEKAGGIAEALGLCERFVNKDKVAVILGDNILEDNVKNAVTEFSRQERGARIFIKQVENPRSYGVATVEGDKITEIIEKPEIPKTNFAVVGLYMYDNQVWDIIKRLEPSGRGEMEITDVNNFYIKQGTMNYETLRGWWGDCGENFDSFLDAANLVKNKKINL, from the coding sequence ATGAAAGGAGTAATTTTGGCCGGAGGGACGGGATCTCGGCTTTATCCTTGCACCAGAGTGACCAATAAGCATTTGTTGCCGATCTATGACCGGCCGATGATTTATTATCCGATTCAGACTTTGGTAGACGCCAATATCACGGACATCATGATTGTTTCCGGCAAAGGGCATGCCGGCCAATTTTTGGAGCTTTTGGGCAACGGTTCCGAATTCGGCGCTCAATTCAGCTACGCGGTTCAGGAAAAAGCGGGCGGCATCGCCGAAGCGCTTGGTTTGTGCGAGCGGTTTGTGAATAAAGACAAAGTGGCCGTAATTTTGGGCGATAACATTTTGGAAGATAACGTGAAAAACGCGGTGACCGAATTTTCCCGTCAAGAGCGGGGCGCGCGAATATTCATCAAACAAGTGGAAAATCCGCGCTCCTACGGCGTGGCCACGGTCGAAGGAGATAAAATAACGGAGATCATTGAAAAGCCGGAAATACCGAAAACGAATTTCGCCGTGGTCGGACTTTACATGTATGACAATCAAGTTTGGGATATTATCAAGAGGCTGGAACCGTCCGGCAGAGGCGAGATGGAAATTACCGATGTCAATAATTTTTACATCAAGCAGGGGACAATGAATTATGAAACTCTTCGCGGCTGGTGGGGAGACTGCGGCGAAAACTTCGATTCCTTTTTGGACGCCGCGAATTTGGTCAAAAATAAAAAGATAAATTTATAA
- the rfbD gene encoding dTDP-4-dehydrorhamnose reductase, whose translation MKILIIGSNGMLGQDLAKVFEKESPILFDRKELDITDRAKVIEKISELNPDVIINSAAYNAVDDCETNFGLAQAINAAGPGNLAAAAKRVGATLVHFSTDYVFSGENKKGYREDAGPEPISAYGLSKFLGEEQVRKKYFKHYLIRTSRLFGKQAKSEGAKKSFVDVMLYLADQKDSLDLVDEEFSNPTYSKDLAERVKIILEEKPAFGTYHATNSGSCTWHGFGKEIFSLANKKIKINQVGSDKFPRPAKRPAYSSLINTKLPALRTWQEALKDYLEILGY comes from the coding sequence ATGAAAATTCTCATTATCGGCTCAAACGGAATGCTCGGCCAGGATTTGGCCAAGGTTTTTGAAAAAGAAAGCCCGATTCTTTTTGATAGAAAGGAATTGGATATTACGGACAGAGCTAAAGTCATTGAAAAAATAAGCGAACTCAATCCGGATGTCATCATCAATTCCGCCGCCTATAACGCGGTTGATGATTGCGAAACGAATTTTGGTTTGGCTCAGGCGATCAACGCGGCCGGACCGGGCAATCTGGCCGCGGCCGCAAAACGCGTCGGCGCCACCTTGGTTCATTTCAGCACGGACTATGTTTTCTCCGGAGAAAATAAAAAAGGTTATCGCGAAGACGCCGGACCTGAGCCGATCAGCGCTTACGGTTTGTCAAAATTCTTGGGAGAAGAACAAGTTAGAAAAAAATATTTTAAACATTATTTGATCAGAACTTCCAGGCTTTTCGGCAAGCAAGCGAAATCGGAAGGCGCGAAAAAAAGCTTCGTGGATGTCATGCTTTATCTGGCAGATCAAAAAGACAGCTTGGATTTGGTGGACGAGGAATTCAGCAATCCGACTTATTCCAAAGATTTGGCCGAGCGGGTGAAAATCATTTTGGAAGAAAAACCAGCGTTCGGCACTTATCACGCGACCAACAGCGGCTCTTGCACCTGGCACGGCTTCGGCAAAGAAATATTCAGTTTGGCGAATAAAAAAATAAAAATCAATCAGGTCGGCTCGGACAAATTTCCCAGACCGGCTAAACGTCCGGCGTATTCGTCTCTGATTAATACCAAATTGCCTGCGCTGAGGACTTGGCAGGAAGCGCTGAAAGATTATCTGGAAATATTGGGTTATTAA
- the rfbB gene encoding dTDP-glucose 4,6-dehydratase, whose product MKLLVTGGAGFIGSNFILYMLSKYPHYEIINYDKLTYAGNLENLKSVENNPNYKFVRGDVLNYELLDLCVKDVDAVVHFAAESHVDKSILGAEEFVRTNVLGTYTLLEVCKNNGNLRFHHVSTDEVFGSLPLESRAAFSEDTPYNPSSPYSSSKAASDHLVRAYYETHKLPITISNCSNNYGPYQFPEKVIPLFVTNLIEEKKVPLYGDGQNVRDWLHVKDHAAAIDSVLHYGRMGETYCVGGNNEVSNIDLTKKILSYMGFGEEMIEYVKDRPGHDRRYAIKPYKIMAELNWRPKYNFEEGLRETIDWYMENKEWWSRVKSGEYQDYYKEWYGKRVNS is encoded by the coding sequence ATGAAATTACTTGTCACAGGAGGCGCGGGATTCATCGGTTCGAATTTTATTTTGTACATGCTGTCCAAATACCCGCATTACGAAATTATCAATTACGACAAGCTGACTTATGCCGGCAATTTGGAAAATTTGAAGTCCGTGGAGAACAATCCCAATTACAAATTCGTGCGCGGCGATGTTTTGAATTATGAATTGCTGGATCTTTGCGTCAAAGACGTGGACGCGGTCGTGCACTTTGCCGCGGAATCTCACGTGGACAAATCCATTTTGGGAGCCGAAGAATTTGTCCGCACCAATGTTTTGGGAACGTACACTTTGCTTGAAGTGTGCAAAAACAACGGCAACCTGCGATTTCATCACGTCTCAACCGATGAAGTTTTCGGCTCCTTGCCGCTCGAAAGCAGAGCAGCTTTTTCCGAAGACACTCCTTATAATCCGAGCAGTCCGTATTCATCATCAAAGGCGGCTTCAGATCATTTGGTCAGAGCGTATTATGAAACGCACAAATTGCCGATTACAATTTCGAACTGTTCCAATAATTATGGACCTTATCAGTTTCCGGAAAAAGTCATTCCGCTTTTTGTCACCAATTTGATTGAAGAAAAAAAAGTTCCGCTTTACGGCGACGGGCAAAACGTCAGGGACTGGCTGCATGTAAAAGACCACGCGGCGGCCATTGACTCGGTTTTGCATTACGGCCGAATGGGGGAGACATATTGCGTGGGCGGGAACAATGAAGTTTCAAACATTGATTTAACCAAAAAAATATTGAGCTATATGGGCTTCGGCGAGGAGATGATAGAATACGTAAAAGACAGGCCCGGCCATGATCGGCGCTACGCCATCAAGCCGTACAAAATCATGGCCGAATTGAATTGGCGGCCCAAATATAATTTCGAAGAAGGTTTGAGAGAGACCATTGATTGGTACATGGAAAATAAAGAATGGTGGAGCCGCGTCAAAAGCGGGGAGTATCAGGATTATTATAAAGAGTGGTACGGTAAGAGGGTTAATAGTTAG
- a CDS encoding HIT family protein, which translates to MCVFCKIINNEIPSRKIYEDNFTVAFLDINPVNQGHALIAPKKHVEDILSAGNEDLSHLIIASKIVAKAVMKALDYPAFNIEVNNGAVAGQMVNHLHFHVVPRKEDDGLKHWPGKQYGEGEMDDAADKIKAVLKTEGAINGVS; encoded by the coding sequence ATGTGCGTGTTTTGCAAAATCATCAATAATGAAATTCCGAGCAGAAAAATTTACGAGGATAATTTTACGGTGGCGTTTTTGGACATCAATCCTGTTAATCAGGGACATGCTTTAATCGCGCCGAAAAAGCACGTGGAAGATATTTTATCCGCCGGCAACGAGGATTTGTCTCATTTGATCATCGCTTCCAAAATAGTGGCCAAAGCCGTCATGAAAGCGCTTGATTATCCCGCATTCAATATTGAAGTGAATAATGGAGCCGTGGCCGGCCAGATGGTCAATCATCTGCATTTTCATGTGGTGCCCAGAAAAGAAGACGACGGCTTGAAACACTGGCCGGGCAAACAATACGGCGAAGGAGAAATGGATGACGCGGCGGATAAAATAAAGGCGGTTTTAAAAACCGAAGGCGCGATTAACGGCGTCAGTTAG
- a CDS encoding GtrA family protein — protein MLNSFFLKYPAARQFSKFALVGSIGTAIDFGILNLGVEILGLAVYLAATVSFFAAMTHNFLLNKYWTFSKNGCRAKFINQCFKYFSVSMVGLFINLGVMFVLIEGAGLWYNWAKVFATGLVIMWNFSINRQWTFKK, from the coding sequence ATGCTGAATTCCTTTTTTTTAAAATACCCGGCCGCGCGGCAGTTTTCCAAATTCGCGCTGGTCGGCTCTATCGGCACGGCCATTGATTTTGGCATTTTAAATTTGGGTGTGGAAATTTTGGGTTTGGCCGTATATTTGGCCGCGACCGTTTCTTTTTTCGCGGCCATGACCCACAATTTTTTGCTGAATAAGTATTGGACGTTTTCCAAAAACGGCTGCCGCGCCAAATTCATCAATCAGTGTTTTAAATATTTTTCGGTCAGCATGGTCGGACTTTTTATCAATTTGGGAGTCATGTTCGTTTTGATCGAAGGCGCCGGGCTGTGGTACAATTGGGCCAAGGTCTTTGCCACCGGCCTGGTGATCATGTGGAATTTTTCCATCAACAGGCAATGGACGTTTAAAAAATGA